The following proteins come from a genomic window of Sander vitreus isolate 19-12246 chromosome 14, sanVit1, whole genome shotgun sequence:
- the stk3 gene encoding serine/threonine-protein kinase 3 isoform X2 — protein MEPSAPKSKLKKLSEDSLTKQPEEVFDVLEKLGEGSYGSVFKAIHKESGQVVAIKQVPVESDLQEIIKEISIMQQCDSPYVVKYYGSYFKNTDLWIVMEYCGAGSVSDIIRLRNKTLTEEEIATILKSTLKGLEYLHFMRKIHRDIKAGNILLNTEGHAKLADFGVAGQLTDTMAKRNTVIGTPFWMAPEVIQEIGYNCVADIWSLGITSIEMAEGKPPYADIHPMRAIFMIPTNPPPTFRKPELWSDDFTDFVKKCLVKNPEQRATATQLLQHPFISQAKPVTILRDLITEAMEMKAKRQQEQQRELEEEDDNSEEETEVDSHTMVKSGSEGAGTMRATSTMSDGAQTMIEHGSTMLESDLGTMVINSDDDDEEEEDHGSMRRHATPQQPIRPSFMDYFDKQDSNKAAQQQENYNHNQPQEQPGYHIQSKNVFPDNWKVPQDGDFDFLKNLDFEELQLRLTALDPMMEREIEELRQRYTAKRQPILDAMDAKKRRQQNF, from the exons ATGGAGCCGTCTGCGCCCAAAAG CAAGCTGAAAAAGCTGAGCGAAGACAGTTTGACCAAACAACCGGAGGAAGTGTTTGATGTTTTAGAGAAACTCGGTGAAGG ttcctATGGCAGCGTGTTCAAAGCCATCCATAAGGAGTCAGGCCAGGTGGTGGCCATCAAGCAGGTTCCTGTGGAGTCTGATCTGCAGGAGATCATCAAAGAGATTTCCATCATGCAGCAGTGTGACAG CCCTTACGTAGTGAAATACTATGGCAGCTACTTCAAGAACACAGACTTGTGGATTGTCATGGAGTACTGTGGAGCCGGCTCTGTCTCTGACATCATCAGACTGCGCAACAAGACg TTGACTGAGGAAGAGATTGCCACTATCCTGAAGTCGACACTGAAGGGTCTTGAGTACCTTCACTTCATGAGGAAGATCCATCGGGACATCAAGGCAGGAAACATCCTCCTCAACACTGAGGGACATGCCAAACTGGCAGACTTTGGAGTTGCTGGACAACTAACG GACACCATGGCAAAGAGAAACACTGTAATTGGTACTCCGTTCTGGATGGCCCCAGAGGTGATCCAGGAGATTGGCTACAATTGTGTGGCTGACATCTGGTCCCTCGGCATCACGTCCATAGAGATGGCAGAGGGCAAACCTCCCTATGCTGACATCCATCCCATGAGA GCGATCTTCATGATCCCCACCAACCCTCCTCCCACGTTCAGGAAGCCAGAGCTTTGGTCAGATGACTTTACAGACTTTGTCAAGAAGTGTCTGGTCAAGAATCCAGAGCAGAGAGCAACCGCCACGCAGCTCCTACAG CACCCATTTATCAGCCAGGCCAAGCCGGTCACAATCCTCAGAGACCTGATTACTGAAGCCATGGAGATGAAGGCCAAGaggcagcaggagcagcagagagagctggaggaggaggatgacaaCTCT gaggaggagacagaggtgGACTCTCACACTATGGTGAAGTCAGGCTCAGAGGGTGCAGGAACCATGCGGGCCACCAGCACCATGAGTGATGGGGCACAGACCATGATTGAACACGGCAGCACCATGCTAGAGTCTGACCTGGGCACAATGGTCATCaacagtgatgatgatgacgaggaggaggaagaccaTGGATCAATGAGGA GGCACGCCACCCCCCAGCAGCCAATACGTCCATCCTTCATGGACTATTTTGACAAGCAGGACTCCAACAAGGCAGCCCAGCAGCAGGAGAATTACAACCATAACCAGCCGCAGGAGCAGCCCGGCTACCACATCCAGTCCAAGAATGTCTTCCCTGACAATTGGAAGGTGCCTCAGGATGGAGACTTTGACTTT CTGAAGAACCTGGactttgaggagctgcagctgcGCCTGACTGCCTTGGATCCCAtgatggagcgggagattgagGAGCTCAGGCAGCGCTACACCGCCAAGAGACAGCCCATCCTGGATGCCATGGATGCCAAGAAGAGACGACAACAGAACTTCTGA
- the stk3 gene encoding serine/threonine-protein kinase 3 isoform X1, whose amino-acid sequence MKYKTMDCVKLKKLSEDSLTKQPEEVFDVLEKLGEGSYGSVFKAIHKESGQVVAIKQVPVESDLQEIIKEISIMQQCDSPYVVKYYGSYFKNTDLWIVMEYCGAGSVSDIIRLRNKTLTEEEIATILKSTLKGLEYLHFMRKIHRDIKAGNILLNTEGHAKLADFGVAGQLTDTMAKRNTVIGTPFWMAPEVIQEIGYNCVADIWSLGITSIEMAEGKPPYADIHPMRAIFMIPTNPPPTFRKPELWSDDFTDFVKKCLVKNPEQRATATQLLQHPFISQAKPVTILRDLITEAMEMKAKRQQEQQRELEEEDDNSEEETEVDSHTMVKSGSEGAGTMRATSTMSDGAQTMIEHGSTMLESDLGTMVINSDDDDEEEEDHGSMRRHATPQQPIRPSFMDYFDKQDSNKAAQQQENYNHNQPQEQPGYHIQSKNVFPDNWKVPQDGDFDFLKNLDFEELQLRLTALDPMMEREIEELRQRYTAKRQPILDAMDAKKRRQQNF is encoded by the exons ATGAAGtacaaaacaatggattgtgt CAAGCTGAAAAAGCTGAGCGAAGACAGTTTGACCAAACAACCGGAGGAAGTGTTTGATGTTTTAGAGAAACTCGGTGAAGG ttcctATGGCAGCGTGTTCAAAGCCATCCATAAGGAGTCAGGCCAGGTGGTGGCCATCAAGCAGGTTCCTGTGGAGTCTGATCTGCAGGAGATCATCAAAGAGATTTCCATCATGCAGCAGTGTGACAG CCCTTACGTAGTGAAATACTATGGCAGCTACTTCAAGAACACAGACTTGTGGATTGTCATGGAGTACTGTGGAGCCGGCTCTGTCTCTGACATCATCAGACTGCGCAACAAGACg TTGACTGAGGAAGAGATTGCCACTATCCTGAAGTCGACACTGAAGGGTCTTGAGTACCTTCACTTCATGAGGAAGATCCATCGGGACATCAAGGCAGGAAACATCCTCCTCAACACTGAGGGACATGCCAAACTGGCAGACTTTGGAGTTGCTGGACAACTAACG GACACCATGGCAAAGAGAAACACTGTAATTGGTACTCCGTTCTGGATGGCCCCAGAGGTGATCCAGGAGATTGGCTACAATTGTGTGGCTGACATCTGGTCCCTCGGCATCACGTCCATAGAGATGGCAGAGGGCAAACCTCCCTATGCTGACATCCATCCCATGAGA GCGATCTTCATGATCCCCACCAACCCTCCTCCCACGTTCAGGAAGCCAGAGCTTTGGTCAGATGACTTTACAGACTTTGTCAAGAAGTGTCTGGTCAAGAATCCAGAGCAGAGAGCAACCGCCACGCAGCTCCTACAG CACCCATTTATCAGCCAGGCCAAGCCGGTCACAATCCTCAGAGACCTGATTACTGAAGCCATGGAGATGAAGGCCAAGaggcagcaggagcagcagagagagctggaggaggaggatgacaaCTCT gaggaggagacagaggtgGACTCTCACACTATGGTGAAGTCAGGCTCAGAGGGTGCAGGAACCATGCGGGCCACCAGCACCATGAGTGATGGGGCACAGACCATGATTGAACACGGCAGCACCATGCTAGAGTCTGACCTGGGCACAATGGTCATCaacagtgatgatgatgacgaggaggaggaagaccaTGGATCAATGAGGA GGCACGCCACCCCCCAGCAGCCAATACGTCCATCCTTCATGGACTATTTTGACAAGCAGGACTCCAACAAGGCAGCCCAGCAGCAGGAGAATTACAACCATAACCAGCCGCAGGAGCAGCCCGGCTACCACATCCAGTCCAAGAATGTCTTCCCTGACAATTGGAAGGTGCCTCAGGATGGAGACTTTGACTTT CTGAAGAACCTGGactttgaggagctgcagctgcGCCTGACTGCCTTGGATCCCAtgatggagcgggagattgagGAGCTCAGGCAGCGCTACACCGCCAAGAGACAGCCCATCCTGGATGCCATGGATGCCAAGAAGAGACGACAACAGAACTTCTGA
- the LOC144529081 gene encoding DNA-directed RNA polymerases I, II, and III subunit RPABC4 isoform X3: protein MDPPKDVQPPKQQPMIYICGECHTENEIKARDPIRCRECGYRIMYKKRTKRLVVFDAR from the exons ATGGATCCACCGAAAGATGTGCAGCCGCCCAAACAACAGCCTATGATCTACATATGTGGAG AATGCCACACTGAAAATGAAATTAAGGCCCGTGATCCAATCCGATGCAGAGAGTGCGGCTACAGGATAATGTACAAGAAGAGAACAAAGAGAT TGGTTGTCTTTGATGCCcgatga